The genomic window AATTTATTTACGGTGGATGTATCCAATAGAGCGATACATGAAGATCCTAAAAGGGTATACAAAAAACCCACACCGTCCGGAAGCTTCGATTGTTGAGAGGTACATTGCAGAAGAAGCTATTGAGTTTTGTTCAAACTATTTGTCAGAAGTGGATGCTATAGGGGTTCCCAAGTCTCGTCATGATGGAAGATGTGACGGTGTGGGCACGCAAGGTTTAAATGTCAAGAGCATGCATATTGATATAATTCTTCAAGCGCATTTGTATATATTGAATAACACTGATGAAGTTCAACCTTACTTGTCTGCTCACAAAAGCATCATAAAGAAAATGCACGATAAGATGAATGAAAAATGGGTGTTAAGAGAGCATAATAAGAAATTCTCAGAGTGGTTTAAAGAAAAGGTCTGCCAAGATGATAGTGTTTCCGATACAATAAAGTGGTTGTCCTATGAGCCTAAATGTAACATATTGACTTGGAGTGCATATGATATTAACAAAACTTCCTTTTATACAAAATCAAAGGATGACCGCAGTACCATGCAAAATAGTGGGGTTATGATTGTGGCAGAGTCCATGCACTTCTCtagttccaaagataaaaatccggTTATGGCATCTACACCCTACTTTGGGGTGATTGAAGAGATCTGGGAGGTTGATTACGTTGTGTTTAAAGTGCCTTTATTTAAATGTAAATGGATTGATATCAACAATGGTGTGAGAATTGATGAATTAGGATTTACAATAGTTGATCTTTGCAAGTTAGCTTATAAAGACGAACCTTTCATCATGGCATCCCAAGCAAAACAAGTGTTTTATGTCAAAGATCCTTCTAATGAACGGTGGTCGGTGGTTCTACAAGGAAAAAATGTGCATGGTAGTTATGAAAATCAAGAGCTTGATATTTCCGAAATTCCTCCTTTCTCATCAGATGTGCCTACCTTCATTGAAGAAAACGAAGAGGATGATGTGCATGCAGCTATTCGTTTAGATCATGACGAAGGAATATGGGATTAGAGAAGAAAAAGCTGCAGATGCTAGCATATCATTGCTTTTCtccttttattttgattatgttttgatGTGCTGTTTATGTAATGCATCTGTAATGTTTTGAATATGTACTGTTAGTTTTTAgcttttatgttttgaaaaaaaaacttctgcTACTGCTGTATTGTTTAAATACTTGAACCTTAAGAAATCTGTTTTGAGATTCTGGGCAATATAACTTATGTTTAATTATGAGCTtgtgcttatttttttttctgcataatttgatatttaaaatgGTTAGAAccattttctgcataatttttttttctgcataattttttCTGCATAATCTGATTCAACCGACAATAtaacttttttgtgttttgtgtaaACAGATACGATATGGCTGATTCAACCGACAACTCTGCTGAAACTAGTCAACGTAATAAAAAAAGTGTTAGAGGTCCCACTATGTTGAAAGCAATTGAAAACGTTCGTAAAACGGGTATAAAGATCCCTCTCCAGTTTGATCTAGAAACTGGAGAGTGTTATGGTAACAATGCCTCCCATTTTAAGAGTTACGTAGCACTtcttactcgagaaagatgCAGTATTGCGAAAGAGTTGTGGAAACATATACCTGAAGGAGTAAAAAATGCTATGTGGACAGATATTAAGGTAtttgaaattcaacattttgttatattttattatcatatCAAATACATCTTATGCtaacaccaaattttttaatgtaaatattttaggCTATTTTTGTTATACCCGAGTTTGATGATGCAAAAAGGAAtgatcattttaagaaaatatggtTTCACTATGCGGCGGAGCGGTGGAAAGATTTTAAATCACGGTTGACTAGAACTTATATCACAGACCCCAAACCAGATGACGTTCCTCCATACGTCAAGTATCCTTACATCAAAAAAGATATATGGGAAGAGTTTGTGAAGTATCGACAGACCTCTGATTTTAAGGTTAGTGtaatttcaaaatcattaaacTGTGTTGACTGCTGCTACTGCTGCTACTGTGTTAAATATTGTGTTTTGtgatttgtgattttgtgatttttatgtCTTGACTGCTGCTACTGCGCTAAAACCGCGCTAAAACTGCGCTAAAACCGCGCGAAAACTGCTGTTTCTGTCTTTAACATTGCCTAAAACTGTGATTCTGCTGAAACTGCGTTAAAACATTGCCTAAACTGCTGAAACTGTGACTGAAACTGTCTTTAACATTGTTGGTAGTCTGCTGAAACTTGACTGAAACTGAAACTTGACTGAAACTTGACTGAAACTGTCTTTAACATTGCCTAAGTCTGCTGAAACTGCTGAAACTGCTGAATGTGATTTTTACATTActaattatttgagtttataatAGGAAAAAAGTCAAAAGGGTAGGGAGAATCATGCAAAGAATGTTTACCCACATGTATTATCCCGTGGAGGGTATAAGAGGCTCGAGGAGCAGATGATCAATGAAAAGAGATTGTCCTTATCGAAAGATAGTTCTGGCTTAACTGATGATGATCGTCATCCATCTCCACCGGAACGCTATGAGACATGGACGAGAGCACGACAAAAGAAAGGGGGAGAATTCACATCCGAGCCTGTAAAAAAAGTTGCTGAGAAAATTGTAAGTAACATTATAATCATGCTTTTGCTTCAAGTAACACAATTATTTACTATATTGTGACTTTGTTTGTGCATGTTGTAGGAGAAAATTGTTGAAGACTCAAAAAAGGGTGACTTTGTTCCAACGAGACGTCACGATGTCCTAACAGAAGCCATTGGAACACCTGAGCATGGTGGTAGTGTTCGTGGTGTtggaaaaaaacataacattacCACTTACTGGGGAAGATCAAAGGTTTCACGTCAAAGTCAAGGTATAGATGTCAAAGAGCAACTAGCAGCATTTAAAGCAGATTTGGAAGCTAAGTTTGAGGAAAAGTTGGCGCAAGAGCGTAAGATGATGCAAGATTCTCTTATGGAGACACTAAAGTCCATGGGTTTATCCCAAACCTCTGATACAAATAATAGAGTCATGGTACCTGAAGCGCAAACTGAACAACTTGTTGTCACCGGAAGCGCAAAAGGGAGTTGTTCTCCTGCACCGGTCAAGATGCAAAATGAACTCAAGGAGGTTGTTGTCACTGAAAGCGCAAAAGGAAGTCGTTCTCCTGCACCGGTAGCAGAGGCTCAAGATAACATGGACGATGTTCAGAAATTGTTAATGATGGTTCTGAAAAGGGGTGATGATCATTTGAATGTAGAATTAATTCATTGTTCAATGTGTACTAATTTTCTCATGTCTTGCAAGTGTATAAGAGAGTTGTTGGTGGGTTTTATTTGGCTCGACATGAGTACTCTAAGTGTTTGGTGCTCGTAAGTGTACTTTCTTATTTACTactatctcaatatctgctaatatgttatatatctctcctaactttaaaattatattcaggTACATTCATCGTTTATGCATTGAAAACAACACCACAAATGTATATGGAATTTTGGAACCAACTTTTCTGAACATTGTTGGTGATGCTGGGAAAAAAAGTGATCagagaatatctcaaagtaAATGCAAGAAATACATCCAGCATAAGttacaaaatgaaaagaaagagtgtCAATTATTACCATTTAACCATGGGTAAGTTTGtatgaatttgtgtatttttttaatacttatttattttttataactcaTAGTTATTAACAATATAATACTGTTCTTCCACGCACGCGTACAGAGGACATTGGCAGTTGATAATACTTTGTCCAAAGATAAATACCGTGGTTGTTATTTGTTCACTACATTGGAAACTTAATCCAATAATGGagaaaattgtttcaaggtaattaagtttatactttaggggttttggttatatactataaacataaattattacaaattttatatgattttatgcggcttttttttcttatgaattagTGTTTTTACGGTTGATCAAATGGCGAATGGCAATAGAAAGAACAATACCGTATGGCTTTATCCACAAGTAAGTGTGGTAttctaactttatatatatttacttttttgataagtaagtgtggtattttttgatcaaatgttactatatataatttgtaggcgaggaaacaatataattcaaatgacTGTGGATactatgtaatgaaaaatatgttggacaTTGTCACTGCTAAGATAACTGATTCTTGGATGgaggtaataatttttattttttatacatcaataattttttataaccgagtcaagaatagttttatattattatttacttattgTAGGTATTTAATGACCCAAAAGAGTTAACAGCTGAGGAGATGTATGAATTGCGATTACGTTGGTCAACATATTTTTTGGAGTTATTGGAGGGTTAAGATTTATCTGGTGAGTTATAGAATAGTTaattatttgaactttgtttttgcAAATTGGTCTATTCAATACATTGCAGCAATTTTAGTTTACACTTgtttatttgaactttgtttctgTCAAATTTGAGATTCTGCAGGGTGATGAATTGGTTATTAGCTTTAGTTTGAGTCTTGGAAGCAGATCAGgtgatggaattggtattttgGCTCGGATGTGCATCTCACTGTTTTGGACTGTTTATTTTGGACTATTTTAGGATGGTTTTATGAAGGAATTGGTATTAGAATTGGTATTTTTgtgatggaattggtattttatgaaggattggtattttagaattggtattttaggaattggtattttaggattggtattttaggaattggtattttaattAGGACTGTTTATCAGGTGATGGAATTTTATGATGCTGTTGCATGAGAAGCATAGTTTAACTGCACATGAATTGTTTGATGGAAATGATCTTGCTACTTTCTTATCTAATTTGCATCAAGATGTTGGAAATTTAAAGGCAATTGTTGTGTGGTTATTGGTTGCTAGTGCAACTGATTTTTAACATATAGCTTTAGCACTAGCAGCAATGGCTCATTCTTTGGGGTCTGTGATGAAATTTGGTCATGTTACAAAACTACACACCACTACTAATATGCAGGCACAGGATATTTGTAATTTGGTCATGTTacaaaactaacataccactactgatatttataacaatcagtagtgaaaactaacataccactacgggtatttgtaattacccgtagtggaatcctcaattctaaagaaaaaaatggaatagcatacataccactaccggtatttacaaataccggtagtggaatcccagattctaaaaaaaaaaaaatgaaaaccatacataccactaccggtatttgtaaataccggtagtggaatcccagactctaaaaaaaaaaaatgaaaactatacataccactaccggtatttacaaataccggtagtggaatcccagactctaaaaaaaaaaaatgaaaaccatacataccactacggatattgaaaatacccgtagtggaatctcatacataccactaccggtatttgtaaaaaccgtcgtggaatcctcataaatttaattaataatacagtagaaacctgacataccacgacgggtataaaaagacccgtcgtggaaagtattgacttacaacgacgagtgtgtttactaccggccgcggccagtagtggaatccctatttggccggtagtggaatcccctttctgcactagtgatTGTTCGAAGCGATTGGCACAATGTAGAGGGTAATTAATTGGAATGATATTTGGAAAACTCAATCTCCTCACAAAACGCGTCGCTTACTCTAGAGGTTGTGTAGGGGGTGTCTGCCGACGGGGGTTCGCTTAACACAACGTTATGTAGAATGTGAACTAAATTCTCTTGTGTGCAATGTTGAGGTAGAAGATGATATTCATGTGTTTTTTGGATGCGTAGCAACCCGCGAATGTCGGTCGCAGGCTTGTCACAGTTGCTGCAGAATACAGCTTACCAACATGGAACAATCGCAGACATGGTGTTTCGAATTTGCAGAAATGAGGACATTGCAACGATAGGACGGGTTGCATCGTTATTTTGGTGCATTTGGCATAATCGAAACGACAAGATCTGGAATGACAATATTCAGTCCCCGAGCCAAGTTGGAAGCATGTCGTTCGTCGTCTGGAATGAGTGGTTTACCGTCCACCAACTGCAGCGTCATAATGTTGTTCATGTTGAGGATCCTAGGCCGGTTCGATGGGAGAAACCAGGAGTGAGATGGataaaatgtaatgttgatgTTGCGTTTGTAGTTGAGTCTGGTGTTACTTCTATGAGTTTTTGCTTTCGTGATACCAATGGGCATTTTGTGACTGGTTTGACTCAATGGCAGCAACCTTTTTATTCCATAGTGGAAGGCGAAACATGGACACTATTACATGCTATGAAAGAGGCTATCCATCGTGAAATAGGCTATCCAATCAGCGAGTttaatttgaaagtgactcaaagttgTTGGTTGACGCTATCCATTCGAGAAGACGAGGCAATTcagaatttagtttaattgttaacgacattattcttcttatgtcattttcttatgtaaactttgaggttaagtttattaggagacaaacGAATTTGGTTGCTCACACTCTTGTTAGGGCGGCCAATGTTTGCGCTAATTTCCATATACTTGAGATTATtctcttatgtattgaacatttattaattaatgatatgaattaagggggtgtaatggattgagatttcatgagattttaaaagactttttatgacaaaaaaatcttgaggtatattcaatcaagacttttaaaaaagttaaataaatcttgtggtattcaatcaagacaaataagatttttttttcagggcaacaaaatccgttggtattcaattgagatttgttcctacttttaaaatgtctattggtattcaaaagtctaccgattttgatggattcttgacagactttttcaacaatctcaccaaaagccttgagacttttttgaactctccaagactttttactttcatgtgtataaaatttcttcttcttctttattactttcacAGTTCATCATCAGTGCACccggttttttcttcttttctttgttcactttttcaacaatctccccaaaatccttgagaatttttcaaactcttcaagactttttactttcatcatcattataccggttttcttcttcttctttacctatcaaatatgtttttttgcaaaaaaatattttaacaaattctacatcttttttacaaagttttgattaattacaacgacaaacaaatttttttcgtcACACATTCATCTGCTTCTATTTTCCATCAATGGTGGTAGTGGTGATAACTTTTTTATTGGTAATTAGAAACATATACCTAAAAAtgtgccaaaaaaaaagaaacatacacgtaaaaaaaaaatgtaaggttttttttaaatctttggattcccaaaaaaatataatttcttttattaaaatttattgattcttttaaaattttcttaatatacaaaagtttcgtaatatataaagtattatgaaatcttgattgtaaaaaagttttttgaaaaaatctctcaaaattcattcaaatcatgtgttaaaaatcttgattgtaaaaaaatctttgtaaaaaagtctttaaaatctcacaaaatcaatatagtccaacaaaatctcataaaatcatcaagactttttttggcaaaattgtctcataaaatctcaattcaataaACCTCCTAAGTTTGttcggttaaaaaaaaaacaatcaacataaatcaaataaatattggTTGAACAAATGAATAGCATAGCTTCAGCAATTGACATCTGAAGACTATGGATTGAAGGAAAGTACTGTTTGGGAAACGGTCACACAACTACCAACAAATTATGTCATGAAAAGAACACTAAGAACACTGATATCCACCAAGTTATGTTTTTATCACCACCAAATTTATACTAAATAGAAAATCTATAACATTTCCAAAATCATCTATACTCAGTATAAGCTATGTTCATATCACCACAAAATCTATACTCAATAGGAAATCTATAAACAGCCTGTTTTTATTCACAAATTTGTCACACCGCTccaatattatattaatatagtAACTGATTTTGGTAagaatacatatattttttttgaaaactggTATTTGATTTTAAGACTGACTAATTTGAGGAGATCAGTTTCATTGTCACTTGTGGTGACCCCATTTAAAGCTAGAGTTCTTGCTTTGTATGGACCAGTCAAACAAAATTGGTACCAGAACGAATTGAACCTGAGAGCTTCATACTCGAAAGACTCAAAGCCAACACCACTACCCAAGAGTTTTGTAAGAATCGATATTAAAATTCCTTTTGAGTTAAGTCATCTTTATAAGTGTGTCTCCGATCGTAGAGtagctatattttttttctcgaACATGCCCAGTGCCCACTGTGCTGTGCTGAGCATGCTTGTCTGCACACTTCATCcaaaggaaaagtaaaaataattttataaagtaaaaaaatcaaCCATTAACCATTCAAATAATCCAATAATACTCTCCCTCTCTATCTACTATGTCCATATCTCTCCACTGTTTTGCTGAAGCAGCTGAAAAAAGCACATAACAACAAAATAGGTTCCTCCCATCCAAAGAGAtctgtttttcctttttcttctctttctggTTTTTTTCACAGCCTTTTAAAAATCCTTcaacttttgtttctttttgagaATTTCCATTTGAGTCCTTCTCATATTTTCCTTCAGTTACTTTTGATTCTACTATTCCATCACTGTCTCACCTAGTTATTACAGTATCTTCTAAATTTCTATTCAGTCTTTACTTCAACTAttattcaatttcttttttttgtttcccaGAAAACATCCCTTTGATTTCCTAGGAATAAATCCacaaattttgtcaaaaacCCATGAATAAAAAGTCACCTTTTAGCTTTATATGCAAAACCCAGTAATAAAAAAGCATTCTTTACCTTCATATTGGTTACAAAGttagtaaagttttgatttttaagttgttctTGATATCTAGCTATCTGGTTATCTTGGTTTCACATTCATGGAGTTGAAGGAAGGTGGAAAATTTACTATGTGTTTTgttgttcttattttctttgataCATCATTGTTGGAAGTTGGTGGAATTGGAGTAAATTGGGGAACACAATCAACACACCCTTTACCACCATCTACTGTGGTGAAAATGCTAAAGGACAATggtattcaaaaagttaaactttTTGATGCTGATCCTAATATTCTTGATGCTTTGAAGAAATCTGGGATTCAGGTTATGGTTGGTATACCAAATGATTTGCTTTATACTATGGCTAATAGTTTTCAAGCAGCTCAAAAATGGGTTGCTAAGAATGTTTCAGCACATGTTTCATCTGGTGGAGTAGATATCAGGTAAACCCTTTTTCTCTTTGTTGAATGTTGACTGATTTGTGTTGAGTCAACAATTGGTTGGTGCAGTTTTTGTTTCAATTCTTGTATTGAGTGATTCAGCTATTTAGTTATGCTGTTTAGGCCTTAGGGATTAAAAATGGACAAATTTGTAGGGAGTAGGGACTAACTTGAAAATTTGatactaaaaacatatttaacttttaCAAATAAAGTAATGGTTCTGCAATGTCAATCACACACAGACACATTCTATTAATGTCATTAATCTTGAATACATCAAGTAGATGCAAGGAAAGGGATTTAGTTAGATGTTTTGTTAGGTTGAGAAGAAGAGTGGCAAGTAGAGGAAAAGTAACCCTCTTGTTGATTGGTTCACAAGGAGGAGGAGAGAATTTGGAAAGAGAAAATTTACATTTTACACTCTTATAAATGTTTTCTTACATTTCGAGTAAAGAATTTTTGTTGGTGCATTTAAAATTTGAGTCAGGAGGGGAGGGTTCATGTAAGATTTAAAACAGTTactttccctccattttatgtTTCTCCAAGAAAACAAAATGTTCATGTTGTGGAAGAAGTTATTTTGGTTTAGATTGCAGCTCCTTGTTATTACTGTCCTTTTTCTGCATTTGACGCTGTGAAATTATCTTCTGTTTGTCGAGCTGtgagtttggtaggtttatTGCACTAAAGACAGTTTTATTTGGTTCAGTGCATTAGGCATTTGTATCGATCAATTTTGGAAAATAGCATTGCAGTTAGAATTTAGAACAGACTTCCAATGGATGGAAGTTTCTTGTCTTTCTCCTTTGGAATACTTAAGTGGAATTCAATGCAATGTGTTTGGAAATTTGGAATCAGTGACTAGGATTTATCTATCTCtaaatttcttgtttttctatttGCTTCTTCATGAATGGTATTTGAGTGTTAATCCCTCTCTGCCAAAATGAACATGTCCCTATCCTTCATCATATATAAATGACAGAAGAACAGATTTATGAATAGACTGTGCTATTTAAAGCATAAGAGTTTTTCGACTACTTTTTTGGCTACACATTATCTCTGCATTATTGCTTTAAAACAAATGTTTTTACCGGCACTTAATTCAGTAGATTAAATTAGCCTTATAAGGGTGAGATTCAGGTATGATCCGAAATTCTGTTGCCGATTTGTAATGAAATGAAGATTTAAAgtaacatatagtattatcgGAGTTCATACTCTGTCAAATTAATTACCGTTCTTTTGTATTTCAGTGTTgcaattttttgtattttctttttaacatTATTCCTTGCAATTTCTTAAGGTATGTCGCTGTGGGAAACGAACCTTTTTTGTCGACTTACAACGGCACCTTCGAATCCACAACA from Trifolium pratense cultivar HEN17-A07 linkage group LG1, ARS_RC_1.1, whole genome shotgun sequence includes these protein-coding regions:
- the LOC123914548 gene encoding uncharacterized protein LOC123914548; this translates as MCTNFLMSCKCIRELLVGFIWLDMSTLSVWCSYIHRLCIENNTTNVYGILEPTFLNIVGDAGKKSDQRISQSKCKKYIQHKLQNEKKECQLLPFNHGGHWQLIILCPKINTVVVICSLHWKLNPIMEKIVSSVFTVDQMANGNRKNNTVWLYPQARKQYNSNDCGYYVMKNMLDIVTAKITDSWMEVFNDPKELTAEEMYELRLRWSTYFLELLEG
- the LOC123893684 gene encoding uncharacterized protein LOC123893684 → MSVAGLSQLLQNTAYQHGTIADMVFRICRNEDIATIGRVASLFWCIWHNRNDKIWNDNIQSPSQVGSMSFVVWNEWFTVHQLQRHNVVHVEDPRPVRWEKPGVRWIKCNVDVAFVVESGVTSMSFCFRDTNGHFVTGLTQWQQPFYSIVEGETWTLLHAMKEAIHREIGYPISEFNLKVTQSCWLTLSIREDEAIQNLV